The following are encoded together in the Xanthobacter autotrophicus Py2 genome:
- a CDS encoding pantoate--beta-alanine ligase (TIGRFAM: pantoate--beta-alanine ligase; cytidyltransferase-related domain~PFAM: Pantoate-beta-alanine ligase~KEGG: rpd:RPD_3063 pantoate--beta-alanine ligase), with translation MATLPKVVGRVRDLRARVAEFRAEGARVALVPTMGALHAGHVALAEKARELAQRTVVSIFVNPTQFAPHEDFSQYPRSLEADLYKLADVGVDLVYAPTPTEMYPAGFVTRIAVGGPSEGLETDFRPHFFGGVATVVGKLFIQCAPDYAMFGEKDYQQLKVVTRLSRDLDLGVEVVGLPTIREEDGLALSSRNAYLDEEQRTIAPVIYTALSRAADAIRAGTAPQAAVSVARGMIEALGLKVDYVAARNADTLAPLKEGPEAGREPIRLLAAAWLGETRLIDNIPV, from the coding sequence ATGGCGACATTGCCGAAGGTGGTGGGGCGCGTTCGCGACCTCAGGGCGCGAGTGGCGGAATTCCGCGCGGAAGGCGCGCGGGTGGCGCTGGTGCCCACCATGGGCGCGCTGCACGCCGGCCATGTGGCGCTGGCGGAAAAGGCACGCGAGCTGGCCCAGCGTACCGTGGTGTCCATCTTCGTGAACCCCACCCAGTTCGCCCCGCACGAGGACTTCTCGCAATATCCCCGCTCGCTGGAGGCCGACCTCTACAAGCTGGCGGACGTGGGGGTGGACCTCGTCTACGCACCGACGCCAACCGAGATGTACCCGGCCGGCTTCGTCACCCGCATTGCGGTGGGCGGCCCCTCGGAAGGGCTTGAGACGGATTTCCGCCCGCATTTCTTCGGCGGCGTCGCCACCGTGGTGGGCAAGCTGTTCATCCAGTGCGCGCCGGACTACGCCATGTTCGGCGAGAAGGACTACCAGCAGCTCAAGGTCGTGACGCGCCTGTCGCGGGACCTGGACCTCGGCGTCGAGGTGGTGGGCCTGCCCACCATCCGGGAAGAGGACGGCCTCGCCCTGTCCTCCCGCAACGCCTATCTGGACGAAGAGCAGCGCACCATCGCGCCGGTGATCTACACTGCCCTCTCCCGCGCCGCCGACGCGATCCGCGCCGGCACCGCGCCGCAGGCGGCGGTCAGCGTGGCCCGCGGCATGATCGAGGCGCTGGGCCTGAAGGTGGACTATGTGGCCGCCCGCAACGCCGACACCCTCGCGCCCCTGAAGGAAGGGCCGGAGGCCGGCCGCGAACCCATCCGCCTTTTGGCGGCGGCGTGGCTCGGCGAGACCCGGCTCATCGACAACATCCCGGTGTGA